From a single Pyxicephalus adspersus chromosome 11, UCB_Pads_2.0, whole genome shotgun sequence genomic region:
- the ICMT gene encoding protein-S-isoprenylcysteine O-methyltransferase, giving the protein MAGQRLVVEGRVSAVSFLLGVSVFFLPILSNRYTDLGPGLLGSTGGRIILTVFIAVLNGLLLLLYRGHLYQVAIRAAFLGFAFGCGILVGISQSQWRHFGWYVCSLSFFHYSEYLITAVNNPKSLSLDSFLLNHSLEYTLAAISSWVEFTIEKTICPDLKELTWLSMIGLMMVLFGEALRKSAMLTAGSNFNHIVQNEKSETHTLVTSGVYSWFRHPSYVGWFYWSIGTQVLLCNPICLVGYTLASWRFFRERVEEEEYSLIHFFGEQYIDYKRNVPTGLPFINGVKIEP; this is encoded by the exons ATGGCCGGCCAGCGGCTGGTGGTGGAGGGGAGAGTCAGTGCGGTGAGTTTCCTCCTCGGGGTGTCCGTGTTCTTCCTGCCGATCCTCAGCAACCGATACACCGACTTGGGGCCCGGCCTTCTGGGGAGTACCGGCGGCCGCATCATCCTCACCGTCTTCATAGCCGTCCTGAATGGGCTCCTACTGCTCCTCTACCGGGGACATCTGTACCAG gTGGCCATCAGAGCTGCTTTCCTGGGCTTTGCCTTTGGCTGCGGGATACTGGTGGGTATCAGCCAATCTCAATGGAGGCACTTTGGTTG GTACGTGTGCTCCCTGTCATTTTTCCACTACTCGGAATACTTGATCACGGCGGTGAACAACCCCAAAAGCTTGTCCCTGGACTCCTTCCTGCTGAACCACAGCTTGGAGTACACACTGGCCGCCATCTCCTCCTGGGTGGAGTTCACCATTGAGAAAACCATCTGTCCAG ACCTGAAGGAGCTCACATGGCTGAGTATGATCGGACTGATGATGGTTCTCTTCGGGGAGGCTCTGAGGAAATCTGCAATGCTCACCGCCGGCTCCAACTTTAACCATATCGTCCAGAACGAGAAGTCAGAAACGCACACTCTGGTGACCTCGGGCGTGTACTCCTGGTTCAGGCACCCTTCCTACGTCGGGTGGTTCTACTGGAGCATCGGGACCCAG GTCTTGCTGTGTAATCCAATCTGTCTGGTCGGCTACACCCTGGCTTCCTGGAGGTTTTTCCGCGAGCGGGTGGAAGAAGAGGAATACTCCCTGATCCATTTCTTCGGAGAGCAGTATATTGATTATAAGAGGAACGTTCCCACCGGATTACCATTCATAAATGGAGTTAAGATCGAGCCATAA